The proteins below are encoded in one region of Ricinus communis isolate WT05 ecotype wild-type chromosome 6, ASM1957865v1, whole genome shotgun sequence:
- the LOC8261734 gene encoding PHD finger protein ALFIN-LIKE 2, with amino-acid sequence MASISSSPRTVEEIFKDYNARRSGLVRALTYDVDEFYSRCDPEKENLCLYGHPNESWEVTLPAEEVPPELPEPALGINFARDGMHRKDWLSLVAVHSDCWLLSVAFYFGARLNRNERKRLFSLINDLPTLFDVVTGRKPIKDKPSMDGGSKSRNGTKRSVDGQVRNNAKILDENYAEDEDEHGETLCGSCGGTYSADEFWIGCDVCERWYHGKCVKITPAKAEMIKQYKCPSCSTKKGRQ; translated from the exons atggcATCAATCTCTTCTAGTCCTCGCACTGTAGAAGAGATCTTTAAAGACTATAACGCTCGTCGCTCTGGCCTTGTTCGCGCTCTCACTTACG ATGTCGATGAATTTTACTCTCGATGCGATCCAG AAAAGGAGAATTTGTGTTTGTATGGACACCCAAATGAATCATGGGAGGTGACACTACCGGCGGAGGAAGTTCCTCCGGAGCTCCCAGAGCCAGCATTGGGTATCAATTTTGCAAGAGATGGTATGCACCGCAAAGATTGGCTTTCACTTGTTGCTGTGCATAGTGACTGTTGGCTGCTTTCTGTGGCATTCTACTTTGGGGCTCGACTTAATCGCAATGAGAG GAAGCGTTTATTTAGCCTGATAAATGATCTACCTACCCTCTTTGATGTTGTAACTGGAAGGAAGCCAATAAAAGACAAACCTAGCATGGATGGTGGAAGCAAATCTAGGAATGGCACAAag AGATCAGTGGATGGACAAGTGAGAAATAATGCCAAGATACTTGATGAAAATTACGcagaagatgaagatgagcATGGTGAGACTCTTTGTGGGAGTTGTGGAGGGACATACAGTGCTGATGAGTTTTGGATTGGTTGTGATGTATGTGAACGGTGGTACCATGGTAAATGTGTGAAGATAACACCAGCCAAGGCCGAAATGATCAAGCAGTACAAGTGCCCTTCTTGCAGCACAAAGAAAGGAAGGCAGTGA
- the LOC8261733 gene encoding protein SMAX1-LIKE 7 isoform X1, which translates to MPTPVITARQCLTPEAAHALDEAVSVARRRGHSQTTSLHAVSALLSIPSSILRDACVRARNSAYTPRLQFKALELCLSVSLDRVPASQLSEQDPPVSNSLMAAIKRSQANQRRQPENFHLYQQQQCSTTSVSCIKVELQNLILSILDDPVVSRVFGESGFRSSEIKLAIVRPLPQVLRLSQRFRGPPMFLCNLSDHSDPGPGRRGFSFPFFSGFTDGDENCRRIGEVLVRNKGRNPLLVGVCAYDTLASFNQLVEKRKDYVLPVELSGLRVICIESDVMKFASENFDKGCVDLRFEEVGRFVEQNLGPGLVVNLGDLKAFISSENDYSNSSNGLNDLMSYIVEKLTRMLQLYGRKVWLIGTTASYEGYLKFVSRFPSVEKDWDLQLLPITSFRTSMPESCPRSSLMESFIPFGGFFSTPSELNGSLSSSYQCISRCHLCNEKCEQEVLAVSKGGCVASVADQYQSNLPSWLQMAELGTNKGLDVKVRFAFMQTRDDGDVLSAKVAGLQKKWDSICWRLHLTRPQGSNTLPSGFPTVVGFQLVEDKKDDAEKGSSNNTNAPLDGNRCMNVPIDLQKISRRQLGVPLSAASVANTESVKQWERPSKEEDHESDGLRSPCSYSNSSIADGNRASPTSATSVTTDLGLRISPISTSYDTKKPENKHYVELSRDLSGSFSPNNDVINGSISDHLAHSSSFSSLDIGRQFDPTSFKMLVRALTEKVSCQDEAVHLISQTIAHYRTRNERHQGSSLKRDIWFNFLGPDRCSKRKIAAALAEIIFGSSENLISADLSPQDGIVNMHSEEVHAYDVMFRGKTIIDYVAGELGKKPLAVVFLENVDKADVQAQNSLSRAIRTGKFSDSHGREVGINNAIFVTTSTLGDDKKLSSTKDFSTYSEERILRIKGQPMQMLIEQAPAEKMVQNLNHSPVMRKVPSSSVFVNKRKLVGANQNVNRHKTSEVAKRAHKTSSRYLDLNLPAEENDMQIIENGDSDNDSMSSNSKAWLQDFLDQLDRIVVFKPFDFDALGERILTGINDSFHKIVGSECLLDIDSKVTEQLLAAAYLSPRKRVVEEWMEQVLNKGFVEVLERYNLSAHSIVKLVSCKGLFLDEDMAGGHLPSKIILN; encoded by the exons ATGCCTACGCCGGTAATTACAGCCAGGCAATGCTTAACACCGGAAGCAGCCCACGCGCTAGATGAGGCCGTGAGCGTAGCGCGCCGAAGAGGCCATAGTCAAACGACGTCACTCCATGCAGTTTCCGCTTTACTATCCATTCCATCGTCAATTCTGCGTGACGCATGTGTGCGTGCAAGAAACAGTGCTTACACTCCTCGTCTTCAATTCAAAGCTCTAGAGCTTTGTCTCAGTGTTTCACTTGACCGAGTTCCCGCGTCTCAACTCAGTGAACAAGACCCCCCTGTTTCTAACTCACTCATGGCCGCCATCAAACGCTCCCAGGCTAACCAGAGACGGCAGCCCGAGAATTTTCATTTGTATCAACAGCAGCAATGCTCTACTACTTCTGTGTCATGTATAAAAGTGGAGCTGCAAAATTTGATCTTATCAATTCTTGATGACCCGGTTGTTAGTCGGGTTTTTGGTGAATCGGGTTTTCGGAGCTCCGAAATCAAGCTTGCTATTGTTCGTCCTCTTCCCCAGGTTTTAAGACTCTCACAACGTTTTAGAGGCCCACCTATGTTTTTATGCAATTTGAGTGATCATTCGGATCCGGGTCCTGGTAGACGGGGTTTtagttttccatttttttcaGGTTTTACTGATGGCGATGAAAATTGTAGAAGGATCGGTGAGGTTCTTGTTAGAAATAAAGGGAGAAATCCTTTGCTTGTTGGTGTATGTGCTTATGATACACTTGCAAGTTTTAATCAGTTggttgagaaaagaaaagattatgtTTTGCCGGTTGAATTATCTGGATTACGTGTGATTTGTATTGAAAGTGATGTTATGAAGTTTGCAAGTGAAAACTTTGATAAAGGGTGTGTGGATTTGAGGTTTGAGGAGGTGGGTCGATTTGTGGAGCAAAATTTGGGACCTGGATTGGTGGTGAATCTTGGTGATCTGAAGGCATTTATCAGCAGTGAAAATGATTATAGCAATAGTAGTAATggattaaatgatttaatgagCTATATAGTTGAGAAGTTGACAAGGATGCTGCAGCTGTATGGAAGAAAAGTTTGGCTTATAGGTACAACAGCAAGTTATGAGGGTTATCTGAAGTTTGTTAGCAGATTTCCCTCCGTTGAAAAAGACTGGGATTTGCAGCTTTTGCCGATTACTTCTTTTAGAACTTCCATGCCTGAATCTTGTCCTAGGTCCAG CTTGATGGAATCATTTATTCCATTTGGTGGGTTCTTTTCTACTCCATCGGAGTTGAATGGCTCCTTAAGCAGCTCTTACCAATGCATATCTCGATGTCATCTGTGCAATGAAAAGTGTGAACAAGAAGTACTTGCTGTTTCAAAAGGTGGATGCGTCGCTTCAGTAGCAGATCAATACCAATCAAATTTACCTTCTTGGTTGCAAATGGCTGAACTTGGTACAAACAAAGGATTGGATGTGAAGGTGCGCTTTGCTTTTA TGCAGACAAGAGATGATGGAGATGTGTTGAGTGCCAAAGTTGCAGGCCTGCAAAAAAAATGGGATAGCATATGCTGGCGTCTACATCTTACTCGACCACAAGGATCAAACACTCTACCTTCTGGATTTCCTACTGTAGTGGGCTTTCAGCTGGTTGAAGACAAAAAGGACGATGCTGAAAAGGGTAGCAGCAACAACACAAATGCACCTCTGGATGGAAATAGATGCATGAATGTCCCCATTGATTTGCAGAAGATTTCAAGAAGGCAATTAGGTGTTCCTTTATCTGCAGCTTCTGTGGCAAACACCGAGAGTGTCAAACAGTGGGAAAGACcttcaaaagaagaagatcatgaGTCAGATGGTCTCCGATCTCCTTGTAGTTATTCCAATTCAAGCATAGCTGATGGTAACCGAGCATCTCCTACATCTGCAACTTCTGTGACTACAGATTTGGGCTTGAGAATTAGTCCTATTTCTACCAGTTATGACACAAAGAAACCCGAAAATaaacattatgtggagctttCACGGGATTTATCAGGCTCCTTTTCACCAAACAATGATGTTATCAATGGCAGCATCTCTGACCATCTGGCTCATTCATCTTCATTCTCTTCTCTTGATATTGGCAGGCAGTTTGATCCTACTAGCTTTAAGATGCTGGTCAGAGCTCTCACTGAGAAAGTTAGCTGCCAAGATGAAGCTGTGCATCTTATCAGCCAAACAATAGCCCACTACAGGACAAGAAATGAAAGGCACCAAGGATCAAGCCTGAAACGGGATATATGGTTCAACTTTCTTGGACCTGATAGGTGTAGTAAGAGGAAAATTGCTGCTGCTCTGGCGGAAATAATTTTTGGAAGCAGTGAGAACTTGATATCTGCAGATTTAAGTCCCCAAGATGGGATAGTAAATATGCACAGCGAAGAAGTGCATGCGTATGATGTAATGTTTAGGGGGAAAACTATAATTGATTATGTTGCTGGAGAGCTGGGCAAGAAGCCCTTGGCCGTTGTATTTCTCGAAAATGTAGATAAGGCTGATGTGCAGGCTCAGAATAGTTTGTCACGTGCTATTCGAACTGGTAAATTTTCAGATTCGCATGGAAGAGAAGTTGGAATAAACAATGCAATTTTTGTGACAACTTCAACACTTGGAGATGATAAAAAGCTCTCTTCTACTAAGGATTTTTCTACCTATTCCGAGGAAAGAATATTGAGAATAAAGGGCCAGCCAATGCAGATGTTAATAGAACAAGCTCCTGCTGAAAAAATGGTTCAAAATTTGAATCATTCACCAGTAATGAGAAAAGTTCCCTCCAGTTCAGTCTTTGTGAATAAAAGGAAGCTGGTTGGTGCAAACCAAAACGTAAATCGGCATAAAACTTCTGAAGTTGCTAAACGGGCTCACAAGACATCTAGTAGATATCTAGATTTGAACCTTCCTGCCGAAGAGAATGATATGCAAATCATTGAGAATGGAGACTCTGATAATGACTCCATGTCTAGCAACTCCAAAGCCTGGTTGCAAGATTTCCTTGATCAGTTGGACAGAATAGTGGTTTTCAAGCCATTTGATTTCGATGCACTTGGTGAGAGAATACTTACTGGGATCAATGACAGCTTCCACAAGATTGTTGGCTCTGAATGTTTACTAGATATCGACTCAAAAGTCACGGAGCAATTACTAGCAGCTGCATATTTATCCCCTCGGAAAAgagtggtggaggagtggatGGAGCAAGTACTCAACAAGGGATTTGTGGAAGTTCTAGAAAGGTACAATCTTAGTGCTCATTCCATAGTAAAACTTGTTTCCTGCAAGGGcttatttttggatgaggaCATGGCAGGAGGTCACCTTCCTTCAAAAATCATTTTGAACTGA
- the LOC8261733 gene encoding protein SMAX1-LIKE 7 isoform X2: protein MPTPVITARQCLTPEAAHALDEAVSVARRRGHSQTTSLHAVSALLSIPSSILRDACVRARNSAYTPRLQFKALELCLSVSLDRVPASQLSEQDPPVSNSLMAAIKRSQANQRRQPENFHLYQQQQCSTTSVSCIKVELQNLILSILDDPVVSRVFGESGFRSSEIKLAIVRPLPQVLRLSQRFRGPPMFLCNLSDHSDPGPGRRGFSFPFFSGFTDGDENCRRIGEVLVRNKGRNPLLVGVCAYDTLASFNQLVEKRKDYVLPVELSGLRVICIESDVMKFASENFDKGCVDLRFEEVGRFVEQNLGPGLVVNLGDLKAFISSENDYSNSSNGLNDLMSYIVEKLTRMLQLYGRKVWLIGTTASYEGYLKFVSRFPSVEKDWDLQLLPITSFRTSMPESCPRSSLMESFIPFGGFFSTPSELNGSLSSSYQCISRCHLCNEKCEQEVLAVSKGGCVASVADQYQSNLPSWLQMAELGTNKGLDVKTRDDGDVLSAKVAGLQKKWDSICWRLHLTRPQGSNTLPSGFPTVVGFQLVEDKKDDAEKGSSNNTNAPLDGNRCMNVPIDLQKISRRQLGVPLSAASVANTESVKQWERPSKEEDHESDGLRSPCSYSNSSIADGNRASPTSATSVTTDLGLRISPISTSYDTKKPENKHYVELSRDLSGSFSPNNDVINGSISDHLAHSSSFSSLDIGRQFDPTSFKMLVRALTEKVSCQDEAVHLISQTIAHYRTRNERHQGSSLKRDIWFNFLGPDRCSKRKIAAALAEIIFGSSENLISADLSPQDGIVNMHSEEVHAYDVMFRGKTIIDYVAGELGKKPLAVVFLENVDKADVQAQNSLSRAIRTGKFSDSHGREVGINNAIFVTTSTLGDDKKLSSTKDFSTYSEERILRIKGQPMQMLIEQAPAEKMVQNLNHSPVMRKVPSSSVFVNKRKLVGANQNVNRHKTSEVAKRAHKTSSRYLDLNLPAEENDMQIIENGDSDNDSMSSNSKAWLQDFLDQLDRIVVFKPFDFDALGERILTGINDSFHKIVGSECLLDIDSKVTEQLLAAAYLSPRKRVVEEWMEQVLNKGFVEVLERYNLSAHSIVKLVSCKGLFLDEDMAGGHLPSKIILN from the exons ATGCCTACGCCGGTAATTACAGCCAGGCAATGCTTAACACCGGAAGCAGCCCACGCGCTAGATGAGGCCGTGAGCGTAGCGCGCCGAAGAGGCCATAGTCAAACGACGTCACTCCATGCAGTTTCCGCTTTACTATCCATTCCATCGTCAATTCTGCGTGACGCATGTGTGCGTGCAAGAAACAGTGCTTACACTCCTCGTCTTCAATTCAAAGCTCTAGAGCTTTGTCTCAGTGTTTCACTTGACCGAGTTCCCGCGTCTCAACTCAGTGAACAAGACCCCCCTGTTTCTAACTCACTCATGGCCGCCATCAAACGCTCCCAGGCTAACCAGAGACGGCAGCCCGAGAATTTTCATTTGTATCAACAGCAGCAATGCTCTACTACTTCTGTGTCATGTATAAAAGTGGAGCTGCAAAATTTGATCTTATCAATTCTTGATGACCCGGTTGTTAGTCGGGTTTTTGGTGAATCGGGTTTTCGGAGCTCCGAAATCAAGCTTGCTATTGTTCGTCCTCTTCCCCAGGTTTTAAGACTCTCACAACGTTTTAGAGGCCCACCTATGTTTTTATGCAATTTGAGTGATCATTCGGATCCGGGTCCTGGTAGACGGGGTTTtagttttccatttttttcaGGTTTTACTGATGGCGATGAAAATTGTAGAAGGATCGGTGAGGTTCTTGTTAGAAATAAAGGGAGAAATCCTTTGCTTGTTGGTGTATGTGCTTATGATACACTTGCAAGTTTTAATCAGTTggttgagaaaagaaaagattatgtTTTGCCGGTTGAATTATCTGGATTACGTGTGATTTGTATTGAAAGTGATGTTATGAAGTTTGCAAGTGAAAACTTTGATAAAGGGTGTGTGGATTTGAGGTTTGAGGAGGTGGGTCGATTTGTGGAGCAAAATTTGGGACCTGGATTGGTGGTGAATCTTGGTGATCTGAAGGCATTTATCAGCAGTGAAAATGATTATAGCAATAGTAGTAATggattaaatgatttaatgagCTATATAGTTGAGAAGTTGACAAGGATGCTGCAGCTGTATGGAAGAAAAGTTTGGCTTATAGGTACAACAGCAAGTTATGAGGGTTATCTGAAGTTTGTTAGCAGATTTCCCTCCGTTGAAAAAGACTGGGATTTGCAGCTTTTGCCGATTACTTCTTTTAGAACTTCCATGCCTGAATCTTGTCCTAGGTCCAG CTTGATGGAATCATTTATTCCATTTGGTGGGTTCTTTTCTACTCCATCGGAGTTGAATGGCTCCTTAAGCAGCTCTTACCAATGCATATCTCGATGTCATCTGTGCAATGAAAAGTGTGAACAAGAAGTACTTGCTGTTTCAAAAGGTGGATGCGTCGCTTCAGTAGCAGATCAATACCAATCAAATTTACCTTCTTGGTTGCAAATGGCTGAACTTGGTACAAACAAAGGATTGGATGTGAAG ACAAGAGATGATGGAGATGTGTTGAGTGCCAAAGTTGCAGGCCTGCAAAAAAAATGGGATAGCATATGCTGGCGTCTACATCTTACTCGACCACAAGGATCAAACACTCTACCTTCTGGATTTCCTACTGTAGTGGGCTTTCAGCTGGTTGAAGACAAAAAGGACGATGCTGAAAAGGGTAGCAGCAACAACACAAATGCACCTCTGGATGGAAATAGATGCATGAATGTCCCCATTGATTTGCAGAAGATTTCAAGAAGGCAATTAGGTGTTCCTTTATCTGCAGCTTCTGTGGCAAACACCGAGAGTGTCAAACAGTGGGAAAGACcttcaaaagaagaagatcatgaGTCAGATGGTCTCCGATCTCCTTGTAGTTATTCCAATTCAAGCATAGCTGATGGTAACCGAGCATCTCCTACATCTGCAACTTCTGTGACTACAGATTTGGGCTTGAGAATTAGTCCTATTTCTACCAGTTATGACACAAAGAAACCCGAAAATaaacattatgtggagctttCACGGGATTTATCAGGCTCCTTTTCACCAAACAATGATGTTATCAATGGCAGCATCTCTGACCATCTGGCTCATTCATCTTCATTCTCTTCTCTTGATATTGGCAGGCAGTTTGATCCTACTAGCTTTAAGATGCTGGTCAGAGCTCTCACTGAGAAAGTTAGCTGCCAAGATGAAGCTGTGCATCTTATCAGCCAAACAATAGCCCACTACAGGACAAGAAATGAAAGGCACCAAGGATCAAGCCTGAAACGGGATATATGGTTCAACTTTCTTGGACCTGATAGGTGTAGTAAGAGGAAAATTGCTGCTGCTCTGGCGGAAATAATTTTTGGAAGCAGTGAGAACTTGATATCTGCAGATTTAAGTCCCCAAGATGGGATAGTAAATATGCACAGCGAAGAAGTGCATGCGTATGATGTAATGTTTAGGGGGAAAACTATAATTGATTATGTTGCTGGAGAGCTGGGCAAGAAGCCCTTGGCCGTTGTATTTCTCGAAAATGTAGATAAGGCTGATGTGCAGGCTCAGAATAGTTTGTCACGTGCTATTCGAACTGGTAAATTTTCAGATTCGCATGGAAGAGAAGTTGGAATAAACAATGCAATTTTTGTGACAACTTCAACACTTGGAGATGATAAAAAGCTCTCTTCTACTAAGGATTTTTCTACCTATTCCGAGGAAAGAATATTGAGAATAAAGGGCCAGCCAATGCAGATGTTAATAGAACAAGCTCCTGCTGAAAAAATGGTTCAAAATTTGAATCATTCACCAGTAATGAGAAAAGTTCCCTCCAGTTCAGTCTTTGTGAATAAAAGGAAGCTGGTTGGTGCAAACCAAAACGTAAATCGGCATAAAACTTCTGAAGTTGCTAAACGGGCTCACAAGACATCTAGTAGATATCTAGATTTGAACCTTCCTGCCGAAGAGAATGATATGCAAATCATTGAGAATGGAGACTCTGATAATGACTCCATGTCTAGCAACTCCAAAGCCTGGTTGCAAGATTTCCTTGATCAGTTGGACAGAATAGTGGTTTTCAAGCCATTTGATTTCGATGCACTTGGTGAGAGAATACTTACTGGGATCAATGACAGCTTCCACAAGATTGTTGGCTCTGAATGTTTACTAGATATCGACTCAAAAGTCACGGAGCAATTACTAGCAGCTGCATATTTATCCCCTCGGAAAAgagtggtggaggagtggatGGAGCAAGTACTCAACAAGGGATTTGTGGAAGTTCTAGAAAGGTACAATCTTAGTGCTCATTCCATAGTAAAACTTGTTTCCTGCAAGGGcttatttttggatgaggaCATGGCAGGAGGTCACCTTCCTTCAAAAATCATTTTGAACTGA